The following proteins are co-located in the Solanum pennellii chromosome 1, SPENNV200 genome:
- the LOC107012979 gene encoding GATA transcription factor 4-like → MDVYGLHSAPDLFRIDDLLDFSNDEIFSINNNSSNTDSNHHHQPHSHNSAAAGPANYYDALLPNSSDDFTDNLCVPSDDVAELEWLSNFVEDSFSNFPANSVTGTMNITSNTASFHGRSRSKRSRSTSSWTSSLQNTNATTSMKNKESSVYTRERSSSMDEDVPRRCTHCASEKTPQWRTGPLGPKTLCNACGVRYKSGRLVPEYRPAASPTFVLTQHSNSHRKVMELRRQKEMIHQPQQQQQMPPSTEEGMYGHHFRVC, encoded by the exons ATGGATGTCTACGGTCTGCACTCTGCACCTGACTTGTTTCGTATCGACGATCTACTCGATTTCTCTAACGACGAAATTTTCTCCATTAATAACAACTCCTCCAACACCGACTctaaccaccaccaccaacctCACTCACACAACTCCGCCGCCGCCGGACCCGCCAATTATTACGATGCTCTTCTTCCTAATTCTTCCGACGATTTCACTGATAACCTCTGCGTTCCc AGTGATGATGTAGCGGAGTTGGAATGGTTATCGAACTTTGTAGAAGATTCATTTAGTAATTTTCCGGCTAATTCCGTAACCGGAACGATGAATATCACTTCCAATACTGCGTCGTTTCATGGAAGGTCGAGAAGCAAACGTTCTCGTTCTACTTCAAGCTGGACATCCTCACTACAAAACACTAACGCTACTACTTCTATGAAGAACAAGGAGAGTTCAGTATATACCAGAGAAAGGTCGTCTTCAATGGACGAAGATGTGCCACGGAGATGCACGCACTGCGCTTCGGAGAAGACGCCGCAGTGGAGAACTGGTCCTCTAGGCCCAAAAACACTCTGCAATGCTTGTGGAGTTAGGTACAAATCAGGCCGGCTAGTTCCGGAATACCGGCCCGCAGCTAGCCCAACTTTTGTGTTAACACAGCACTCAAATTCTCACCGGAAAGTTATGGAGCTCCGTCGACAGAAGGAAATGATCCATCAAccgcagcagcaacaacaaatGCCGCCGTCGACAGAGGAGGGAATGTACGGACATCACTTTCGGGTCTGCTGA
- the LOC107005596 gene encoding RGS1-HXK1-interacting protein 1 yields the protein MAAIAESSEANVNSPSPSLPPERVNHEDKSNTWGEAVPWIDNAVQQAQLARKTAEDTFENAIVVTKSRLNRILTTSSAHFNQTLDTLQDLKSEYSVYEDLAFGKIKEGLLLAASHPLATTGAVLGVGVLGLKRPRRFLYYSAMRLFVREEALLSRADAKVKELQKSIDLLKAESAKLENQAIQAEGEMIRGRTKLRQAGKQIRSVIQSAYKIERQATGLQDVLKEFPRREVSLFRSQVSNLASEAKKERNVLTKEVTKISNYGISI from the exons ATGGCGGCAATAGCCGAATCATCGGAAGCAAATGTAAACTCACCGTCGCCGTCGTTACCACCAGAAAGAGTTAATCACGAAGACAAGTCAAATACATGGGGAGAGGCTGTCCCATGGATCGACAACGCAGTGCAACAGGCgcagcttgcccggaagaccgCAGAAGACACCTTCGAGAATGCAATTGTGGTGACCAAATCTCGTCTCAATCGGATTTTAACTACTTCTTCTGCGCACTTCAATCAAACACTT GATACCTTGCAAGATTTGAAGTCTGAATATAGTGTATATGAGGACTTGGCTTTTGGGAAGATCAAAG AGGGTCTTCTTCTTGCTGCTTCACACCCCCTAGCAACTACTGGAGCTGTTCTTGGTGTTGGAGTCTTGGGTCTGAAAC GGCCAAGGCGTTTTTTGTACTACAGTGCTATGCGGCTATTTGTGCGTGAAGAG GCCTTGCTTTCTAGGGCAGATGCAAAAGTCAAAGAATTACAGAAGTCAATTGACCTTCTGAAGGCTGAAAGTGCGAAATTGGAG AATCAAGCAATACAAGCTGAAGGAGAGATGATACGGGGAAGGACAAAACTCAG GCAGGCAGGCAAACAAATTCGTAGTGTCATACAGTCAGCATATAAGATAGAAAGGCAAGCTACAG GTCTTCAAGATGTTCTTAAAGAGTTTCCCCGAAGAGAAGTTTCACTCTTCCGGTCACAA GTTTCCAACCTTGCTTCAGAggcaaaaaaggaaaggaatgtTCTCACCAAGGAAGTTACAAAGATAAGCAATTATGGCATATCCATCTGA